The Hahella sp. HNIBRBA332 genome window below encodes:
- a CDS encoding ABC transporter substrate-binding protein — MIRGASLLVAMLFYCGAVNAAQYRFALLIPNDTPFWNRVALFAQSAAEDLDVELHVLDGDADRHLMLRQFERLLKERRKFDAIIFPNFLQTAATFIPLCETSPVICVLYNSGLEGEAADKLGSPKQRFEHWIAQLLPDDVGSATAITVALIRDVRASSSGRRVNMIAINGFAADSPAIAREKGLRTAVGLFDDVTLNQVVYTDWSAEDAESRTKGLLERFPDTNAIWSANYRTTVGVLAALEKYQRTPGRDVWVNSYDINPTSLRQVSEGALTITAGGHYVEGAWAVILAFDHLQGKPRPVATSIFHTPLLLANHRNAGKIIAVLKRLEDYPQTLRKVDFSRYSLALNPAISAYNFSLESVIEQMALTNN, encoded by the coding sequence GTGATCAGAGGCGCGTCGTTATTGGTGGCTATGCTGTTTTATTGCGGCGCAGTAAATGCTGCGCAATATCGCTTCGCCCTGTTGATCCCCAACGACACCCCGTTTTGGAACCGGGTGGCGCTGTTCGCGCAAAGCGCCGCGGAAGATCTGGATGTGGAGCTGCATGTGCTGGACGGCGACGCTGACCGCCACCTGATGCTGCGGCAGTTCGAACGCCTGCTGAAAGAGCGGCGTAAGTTCGACGCCATCATTTTTCCGAACTTTCTACAGACAGCGGCAACCTTTATACCGCTCTGCGAAACCTCTCCGGTGATTTGCGTGCTCTATAACAGCGGACTCGAAGGAGAAGCCGCCGACAAGCTGGGAAGTCCCAAGCAGCGCTTCGAACATTGGATCGCCCAGTTACTACCGGACGACGTCGGCTCCGCCACCGCCATCACTGTCGCATTGATTCGCGATGTCCGGGCCAGCAGTTCAGGACGCAGGGTCAATATGATCGCCATCAACGGCTTCGCCGCCGACAGCCCGGCCATCGCCCGAGAGAAAGGGTTGCGCACGGCGGTGGGATTATTCGACGACGTCACGCTTAACCAGGTGGTGTATACAGACTGGAGCGCTGAAGACGCGGAAAGCCGCACGAAGGGACTGTTGGAGCGCTTTCCTGACACCAACGCCATTTGGTCCGCCAACTACCGCACGACGGTAGGCGTCCTGGCGGCGTTGGAGAAATACCAGCGCACGCCAGGCCGTGATGTCTGGGTCAATTCCTATGACATCAACCCGACCTCTCTGCGCCAAGTAAGCGAAGGCGCACTCACAATCACCGCCGGCGGCCACTATGTCGAAGGAGCCTGGGCGGTCATCCTGGCCTTCGACCACTTGCAGGGCAAGCCCCGCCCGGTAGCCACCAGCATCTTCCATACCCCTTTGCTGCTGGCCAATCACCGCAATGCCGGCAAAATCATAGCCGTGCTGAAGCGCCTGGAGGACTATCCGCAGACCCTGCGTAAAGTCGACTTCTCACGCTATTCCCTGGCTTTGAACCCAGCTATTTCCGCCTACAACTTTTCCCTTGAATCCGTCATTGAACAAATGGCGCTGACGAATAACTAA
- a CDS encoding DUF2310 family Zn-ribbon-containing protein, which translates to MLYKVSLKPDASKNFDVAEARELLESYLAAMLKNGQIFEDSNIAFHNGALNAYVNLQGSQAMLLKHHSQFGLDCLSKIDAFFNSSPHWECLDDVLEEEFDWRTSSSLILATDMFAEGASLRREGDGKGIPLYHLPVSDEVRENIYRWNLSYQAHDRLWIDSGSLEIPAYKEIAEVNSELSEMGREYCRLIEQATNLPTYYFLYRYWGRGQDEEHRKCPGCGGRWRTSEPLDGRSEYWLFPFKCAPCRLVSDAGVEMDDDDHALIGEWTGP; encoded by the coding sequence GTGCTGTATAAAGTAAGCTTAAAACCTGACGCTTCTAAGAATTTTGATGTGGCGGAAGCTAGAGAGCTTCTCGAAAGCTATCTCGCGGCTATGCTGAAAAATGGTCAAATATTCGAGGATTCTAATATTGCCTTTCATAATGGAGCTTTGAATGCGTACGTTAATCTCCAGGGTTCGCAAGCCATGTTGCTCAAACATCATAGCCAGTTTGGGCTGGATTGTTTGAGTAAGATAGACGCGTTTTTCAATTCTTCTCCACACTGGGAGTGTTTGGATGATGTGCTGGAAGAAGAATTTGATTGGCGTACTTCTTCGTCGTTGATTCTAGCCACTGATATGTTTGCTGAAGGGGCTTCTCTGCGGAGAGAAGGGGATGGCAAAGGGATTCCGCTTTATCACCTTCCTGTGTCTGATGAAGTCAGGGAAAATATTTACCGTTGGAACTTGTCGTATCAAGCCCATGATCGGCTCTGGATAGATAGCGGCTCTCTTGAAATACCTGCTTACAAGGAGATTGCGGAGGTTAATAGCGAATTGTCCGAGATGGGACGGGAATACTGCCGACTAATAGAGCAGGCGACTAATCTACCCACCTATTATTTTCTGTATCGTTATTGGGGGCGTGGTCAGGATGAAGAGCATCGTAAATGCCCGGGCTGCGGTGGCCGTTGGCGTACTTCAGAGCCGCTTGATGGAAGAAGCGAATACTGGCTTTTCCCATTCAAATGTGCCCCTTGCCGTCTTGTTTCCGACGCAGGCGTCGAGATGGATGACGACGACCACGCGCTCATTGGAGAGTGGACAGGCCCGTAG
- a CDS encoding DUF4124 domain-containing protein yields MRKLAVVFLLLSGMAEAGIYKCTDASGNMTFSDRPCPGQKQEQIKKDAAPVATDDEGSASGEALGSDFCSKSIGNGKDWLSSMRDVARKNLNSGHMTQAQYDQGMPELKRIEGKLTQRECSQAKGKQRQFFECLNDASNHLAQCMSTYRPY; encoded by the coding sequence ATGCGGAAGTTGGCGGTGGTTTTCTTATTGTTGTCCGGGATGGCTGAAGCGGGTATCTACAAGTGTACGGATGCGTCGGGCAATATGACGTTTTCAGATCGTCCCTGCCCGGGGCAGAAGCAGGAGCAAATCAAAAAGGATGCGGCGCCCGTTGCTACGGATGATGAAGGATCGGCGTCCGGGGAAGCATTGGGGTCTGATTTCTGTTCTAAATCCATTGGCAACGGCAAGGACTGGCTGTCGAGCATGCGAGACGTCGCCAGGAAAAACCTGAACTCCGGCCACATGACGCAGGCGCAATACGATCAGGGCATGCCTGAGCTGAAACGCATCGAGGGCAAGCTGACCCAGCGCGAGTGTTCGCAGGCGAAAGGCAAGCAACGCCAGTTCTTCGAGTGTCTCAATGACGCGTCCAATCACCTTGCCCAGTGTATGAGCACGTATCGGCCCTATTAA
- a CDS encoding 2OG-Fe(II) oxygenase: MKKIEYGAGVFAIQGFLTAQECDAYISDSEAMGYDEAEIQTARGSQMYKDIRNNDRVIFDDAVMADNIFKRIKAMLPQELDGWELVGLNERLRFYRYEPGQYFKWHRDGSYARSEKEASLLSFLIFLNEDYEGGEIAFRWDKIKPEKGSVIVFPHATMHQGSTISSGVKYVLRTDVMYREMA; this comes from the coding sequence ATGAAAAAAATCGAATATGGCGCAGGCGTTTTCGCCATTCAAGGGTTTCTAACGGCGCAAGAATGCGACGCCTATATTTCCGACAGTGAAGCAATGGGATACGACGAAGCGGAGATCCAAACCGCGCGTGGATCGCAGATGTACAAAGATATCCGTAACAATGATCGCGTTATTTTTGATGACGCCGTCATGGCGGATAATATCTTCAAACGAATCAAAGCCATGCTGCCGCAGGAGTTGGATGGCTGGGAACTGGTCGGCTTGAATGAACGACTGCGTTTCTATCGCTATGAACCCGGCCAGTACTTCAAATGGCATCGCGACGGCTCATACGCCCGCAGCGAAAAAGAAGCGAGCCTGCTGTCATTCCTGATCTTTCTGAATGAGGATTATGAAGGGGGTGAGATCGCCTTCCGCTGGGACAAAATCAAACCCGAAAAAGGCTCCGTGATAGTATTTCCCCATGCCACAATGCATCAAGGCTCCACTATCTCAAGCGGCGTTAAATATGTGCTGCGCACGGATGTGATGTATCGGGAGATGGCGTAG
- a CDS encoding glutathione S-transferase family protein, translating into MASDSKIVLFHCPQTRSTGSMVLLEELEADYEVKLINIRDGENRRDEYLQVNPLGKVPALLHGDAMITEQVAIFLYLADLFPQAGLAPALNDPLRGPYLRWMVYYASCFEPAVVDKALQRDPAPRDTSPYADYDIMLNAVVERLASGPYMLGDKFSAADVLWGMAFHWCTQFGLVPRTEVIDAYIKRVTSRRSFSEVLARDVEIAAELQAKTETSTD; encoded by the coding sequence ATGGCTTCAGATTCGAAAATTGTGTTGTTTCACTGCCCCCAGACCCGTTCCACTGGCTCCATGGTATTGTTGGAGGAGTTAGAAGCGGATTATGAAGTGAAACTGATCAACATCCGCGATGGTGAAAATCGGCGGGATGAGTATTTACAGGTGAACCCTCTGGGTAAAGTTCCCGCGTTGCTGCACGGGGATGCGATGATCACGGAACAGGTGGCGATCTTTCTTTATCTGGCGGACTTGTTTCCACAGGCGGGTCTGGCGCCGGCGCTGAATGATCCATTGCGCGGACCTTATTTGCGCTGGATGGTTTACTACGCCAGTTGTTTTGAGCCGGCGGTTGTGGACAAAGCGCTGCAAAGAGACCCCGCGCCGCGGGACACCAGTCCTTATGCGGATTATGACATCATGTTGAACGCTGTCGTCGAGCGTCTCGCCAGTGGACCCTACATGCTGGGCGATAAGTTCTCGGCGGCGGACGTTTTGTGGGGAATGGCGTTTCACTGGTGTACTCAGTTTGGATTGGTTCCGCGCACGGAGGTCATCGACGCCTATATCAAACGCGTCACCAGCCGCCGCAGTTTCAGCGAGGTGCTGGCCAGAGACGTGGAGATCGCGGCGGAATTACAGGCGAAAACGGAAACTTCGACAGACTGA
- a CDS encoding DUF2310 family Zn-ribbon-containing protein — protein sequence MILHKVTFGSLVNDDKDEALELAFNFLSTLAHNGQVNVDDYVCAVQQGLVCAYVNTLGPSATELRFYNRYGLSSLEGLKRYFGGEPVWEKLEDNAAKKEASWKGAPFLYLHTLDNGGESPLYRGDNGENISLYTVPCDADEREQAYFWQRDYRQCDSIWMRSAVLESETYKELADANSALTLAGKEVSRIIEAATGVPTYYFLFRYWGRRKNEEKRRCPGCGGDWRTGHSIERSSDLWLFPYQCEPCRLVASHALADDDERRASIGEWKDGK from the coding sequence TTGATTCTACATAAAGTAACCTTTGGTTCGCTGGTTAATGATGATAAAGATGAGGCGCTGGAGCTGGCGTTCAACTTTCTCTCTACGCTTGCGCATAATGGGCAGGTGAATGTAGACGATTATGTTTGCGCAGTTCAGCAGGGGCTTGTTTGCGCATATGTTAATACGCTTGGACCCAGCGCCACGGAGCTGAGGTTTTATAACCGTTATGGTTTGAGTTCATTGGAAGGGCTTAAACGGTATTTCGGCGGTGAACCGGTTTGGGAAAAGTTGGAGGATAACGCGGCGAAGAAAGAAGCCTCGTGGAAAGGCGCGCCATTCCTGTACTTGCATACGCTCGACAATGGCGGCGAGTCGCCATTATATCGTGGGGACAATGGAGAAAATATCTCCCTGTATACCGTTCCTTGCGACGCGGATGAGCGTGAGCAGGCTTATTTCTGGCAACGGGATTACCGCCAGTGTGACTCGATTTGGATGAGATCTGCGGTGCTTGAGTCAGAAACCTACAAGGAACTTGCCGACGCCAATAGTGCGCTGACTTTGGCTGGGAAGGAAGTGAGCCGGATCATTGAAGCCGCCACTGGCGTACCTACATACTATTTTCTCTTTCGGTATTGGGGCCGACGTAAAAATGAGGAAAAACGCAGGTGTCCAGGGTGTGGTGGAGATTGGCGGACAGGTCATTCTATAGAGAGGAGCAGCGACCTCTGGTTATTCCCCTACCAATGCGAACCCTGCAGGCTGGTCGCCAGTCACGCACTGGCGGATGACGACGAACGCCGCGCTTCCATTGGCGAATGGAAAGACGGTAAGTAG
- a CDS encoding isoaspartyl peptidase/L-asparaginase family protein: MTQPNRYAIAIHGGAGTLSKGMLTEDQENEVHAALRQAVIAGKQILAQGGTSLDAVEAAVRELENSEWFNAGKGSVYNYDGDHELDASIMDGATLKAGAVAGIRNSPNPVSVARAVMNKSKHVLLAGEGADRFAKAMGLPQVENSWFGTPMRHSQWRQAQDKAKPSLEPGAEDYKFGTVGAVAFDQAGNLAAATSTGGMTNKKYGRVGDSPLIGCGAYADNRSCAVSTTGHGEYFIRHVVAHEVCARYRYLGESLQQCARQVLFEELQPRGGEGGLIAIDHTGAVVLNFNTEGMYRGWSEDDGAVFTGIYGDDAVRPSKA; this comes from the coding sequence ATGACGCAGCCGAATCGATACGCGATCGCCATTCATGGAGGAGCGGGGACCTTGTCCAAAGGAATGCTCACAGAGGACCAGGAGAACGAAGTACACGCCGCCCTGCGGCAGGCGGTCATAGCGGGCAAACAGATATTAGCCCAGGGAGGAACCAGCCTGGACGCCGTCGAAGCGGCGGTGCGCGAGTTGGAGAACAGCGAGTGGTTCAACGCCGGTAAAGGCTCCGTCTACAACTACGACGGCGACCATGAGCTGGACGCTTCCATCATGGATGGCGCAACATTGAAAGCCGGCGCCGTGGCGGGCATCCGCAACAGCCCAAATCCTGTGTCAGTCGCTCGCGCGGTCATGAATAAGTCCAAACATGTCCTGTTGGCGGGCGAAGGCGCTGACCGTTTCGCCAAGGCGATGGGATTGCCCCAGGTGGAAAACTCCTGGTTCGGCACGCCCATGCGCCATAGCCAGTGGCGTCAGGCCCAGGATAAAGCGAAGCCCAGCCTGGAGCCAGGCGCAGAGGATTATAAATTCGGTACTGTGGGCGCCGTCGCCTTTGATCAGGCTGGCAACCTGGCCGCCGCCACCTCCACCGGCGGCATGACCAATAAAAAGTACGGCCGCGTCGGCGACTCTCCGCTGATCGGCTGCGGCGCTTACGCCGACAATCGCAGTTGCGCCGTGTCCACCACCGGGCATGGGGAATACTTTATTCGCCATGTCGTGGCCCATGAGGTTTGCGCCCGTTATCGCTATCTTGGCGAATCGCTGCAGCAGTGCGCGCGGCAGGTGTTGTTCGAAGAGTTGCAGCCCAGAGGCGGCGAAGGCGGACTCATCGCCATCGATCATACCGGCGCAGTAGTGTTGAACTTTAATACGGAAGGCATGTATCGGGGCTGGAGCGAAGACGACGGCGCGGTTTTCACTGGCATCTACGGTGACGATGCGGTGCGCCCCAGTAAGGCTTAA
- a CDS encoding YafY family protein, whose translation MRASRLLTILMTLQARDQTTAPVLAKECGVSLRTVYRDIETLSALGIPVYSERGAEGGYRLLDGYRTRLNGLSSQEAEALFLTGLSGPANDMGLGAAVTAAQTKLLAALPQEMRSGAARMQSRFHLDAPAWFAESEHPAHLRDITQAVWEQRTIEMRYQSWKGEKQRRAEPLGVVLKSGSWYLVAQVEGDLRTYRISRIQDLSVSTTRFERPVEFDLAGYWRANTLRLEEELHTYVAEVRLSEKGVWMMDALNSPYVRAATIMDPTPDAQGWRKATLPVGALRQACVDLLRFGAELEVLGPPELREKMTSIAEEMTQLYAAKK comes from the coding sequence ATGCGCGCCAGCCGTCTCCTGACCATCCTTATGACCCTCCAAGCCCGAGACCAGACCACCGCGCCAGTGCTGGCGAAGGAGTGCGGCGTGTCTCTGCGCACGGTTTACCGCGACATAGAAACACTGAGCGCATTGGGCATCCCTGTTTATAGCGAGCGTGGCGCCGAGGGCGGATACCGTCTTTTGGACGGCTATCGCACCCGTCTCAACGGGCTGTCGTCGCAAGAAGCAGAAGCGCTGTTTCTGACCGGTTTATCCGGCCCGGCCAACGATATGGGGTTGGGCGCCGCCGTCACCGCCGCCCAGACGAAACTGTTGGCGGCTCTGCCCCAGGAAATGCGTTCCGGCGCGGCACGCATGCAATCCCGCTTTCATCTGGACGCCCCCGCCTGGTTCGCAGAGTCCGAGCACCCGGCCCATCTCCGGGACATCACCCAGGCAGTCTGGGAACAGCGAACGATCGAGATGCGCTACCAGAGTTGGAAAGGAGAAAAGCAACGCCGCGCCGAGCCTCTTGGCGTCGTATTGAAAAGCGGTTCCTGGTATCTGGTGGCGCAAGTCGAGGGCGATCTCCGCACCTATCGCATCTCCCGCATTCAGGATCTGAGCGTCTCAACAACTCGTTTTGAACGCCCAGTGGAATTCGATCTGGCCGGTTACTGGCGCGCCAATACTCTCCGCCTGGAAGAAGAGCTGCACACCTACGTCGCCGAAGTGCGCCTATCTGAAAAAGGCGTCTGGATGATGGATGCGCTCAACTCTCCCTATGTGCGCGCCGCCACCATAATGGACCCAACCCCGGACGCCCAGGGCTGGCGTAAAGCCACACTGCCTGTCGGAGCCCTGCGTCAGGCCTGCGTGGACTTGTTACGGTTCGGCGCCGAGCTGGAAGTGCTGGGACCGCCTGAGTTACGGGAAAAAATGACGAGTATTGCAGAAGAGATGACGCAGTTGTATGCGGCGAAGAAGTGA
- a CDS encoding methyl-accepting chemotaxis protein, producing the protein MPKLLRFFTTRLLRPVLIVLCVAVALQIVANILLGQFQLNSLVKEVESGLRDSRQKVSTELNAAESAVATQLQTMSNSAQQQLQTQLGAQLETQRKDIAQNLRQTLDEGVKNLTGIVAAIAPPAIWDRDTPELTRLAQLVDNSDSIVFAGFYGFFGQEPEQLTRYVDRTDEKVQELIKQGEGKGSLAKVIDAAEKDPGIVVIRTDIAPQGAVIGQFVVGVSTSRIDGQMERLKGQFADLTNQSKVAVANVLGSELSRVSEALRLSLKNTETQTDESISSAVLQIREGAESLIGSLTTASLAAGIILVVLISLVLGVRVVLKVDVLSKAIWNIAEGEADLTQRVRIQGNDEIADVGKGLNVFIERIQKIVLNVNKSAELASSQSDELKQNTQQADEAVAHQKQEIEQISSAISEMSSSIHHVAEHVQLVANDVDHIKSETKKSGSISHNLRNMLHSLQSEMSNAEEVVNQLDSHSKEIGSVLLVIRTIAEQTNLLALNAAIEAARAGDSGRGFAVVADEVRTLANKTQQSTTEIQNRIDSLQSGSQSAVRSISAASERAKRSSEAFTESDSSLENINQLVIGLYDRATEIASMAEEQSGVAEEINRNIVNIADASERTQQSAAESAQAGASIQQSVSDLRRQVSEFVV; encoded by the coding sequence ATGCCTAAATTGCTGCGTTTTTTCACCACCCGGCTGTTGCGGCCGGTGCTTATCGTGTTGTGCGTCGCGGTGGCGTTGCAGATTGTCGCCAATATTCTGCTCGGCCAATTTCAATTAAACAGTCTGGTCAAAGAGGTCGAATCCGGTCTGCGCGACAGCCGCCAAAAGGTCAGCACTGAACTGAACGCGGCGGAAAGCGCCGTCGCCACGCAATTACAGACCATGTCCAACAGCGCCCAGCAGCAGCTACAGACCCAACTGGGCGCGCAGCTGGAGACTCAGCGCAAGGATATCGCCCAAAATCTGCGACAGACCCTGGATGAGGGGGTTAAAAACCTCACCGGCATCGTCGCCGCTATCGCCCCGCCCGCTATCTGGGATCGGGACACCCCGGAATTGACGCGTCTGGCGCAGTTAGTGGACAACAGCGACTCCATCGTGTTTGCCGGCTTTTATGGCTTTTTCGGCCAGGAGCCCGAGCAGTTGACCCGCTATGTCGACCGCACCGATGAGAAAGTCCAGGAGCTGATCAAACAGGGCGAAGGCAAAGGCTCGCTGGCCAAGGTGATTGATGCGGCGGAGAAAGACCCCGGTATCGTCGTCATTCGTACGGATATCGCGCCCCAGGGCGCTGTGATCGGCCAGTTCGTGGTGGGCGTCAGCACTTCCCGCATTGATGGCCAGATGGAGCGCTTGAAAGGCCAGTTCGCGGATCTTACCAATCAGAGCAAGGTGGCGGTGGCCAATGTGCTCGGCAGTGAATTGTCACGAGTGTCGGAGGCGCTGCGGCTGTCGCTGAAAAACACCGAAACGCAAACAGACGAATCCATCTCTTCCGCCGTCCTGCAGATTCGCGAAGGGGCGGAGTCTTTAATCGGCAGTCTGACCACCGCTTCTCTTGCAGCGGGAATAATCCTGGTGGTGCTGATATCCCTGGTGCTTGGCGTGCGGGTGGTATTAAAGGTGGATGTGCTAAGCAAAGCCATCTGGAACATCGCCGAGGGTGAGGCGGACCTGACGCAACGGGTGAGAATTCAGGGCAATGACGAAATCGCCGACGTGGGCAAAGGCCTCAACGTCTTTATCGAGCGGATACAGAAAATCGTGTTGAACGTGAATAAATCCGCTGAACTGGCTTCGTCACAATCCGATGAGTTGAAGCAGAACACCCAGCAAGCCGATGAAGCGGTGGCGCATCAGAAGCAGGAAATCGAGCAGATCTCATCCGCTATCTCAGAAATGTCCAGCAGCATTCATCATGTGGCGGAGCATGTGCAACTGGTGGCCAACGATGTCGATCACATCAAGTCAGAAACTAAAAAATCCGGCTCCATTTCGCACAACCTGCGCAATATGCTGCACTCACTGCAATCGGAGATGAGCAATGCGGAAGAAGTCGTCAATCAACTCGACTCCCACAGTAAAGAGATCGGCTCCGTATTGCTGGTGATCCGCACCATCGCCGAACAGACCAACCTGCTCGCGCTTAACGCCGCCATCGAGGCCGCACGGGCGGGAGACAGCGGACGCGGTTTCGCGGTGGTGGCGGATGAAGTACGCACCCTCGCCAATAAAACCCAGCAATCCACCACAGAGATTCAAAATCGTATAGACAGCCTGCAAAGCGGCAGTCAGAGCGCGGTGCGCTCCATCAGCGCCGCCTCAGAACGGGCCAAACGCTCCAGCGAAGCGTTCACCGAGTCTGACAGCAGCCTGGAGAACATCAACCAGTTGGTAATCGGTCTGTACGATCGCGCCACCGAAATCGCTTCCATGGCGGAAGAACAAAGCGGCGTCGCGGAGGAGATCAACCGCAATATCGTCAATATCGCCGATGCGTCGGAGCGCACCCAGCAATCCGCCGCCGAATCCGCCCAGGCCGGAGCCAGCATTCAGCAGTCCGTGTCGGATTTGCGGCGGCAGGTGTCTGAATTTGTGGTGTAA